In Streptomyces puniciscabiei, a single genomic region encodes these proteins:
- a CDS encoding MraY family glycosyltransferase, with protein MREYLLTLCITAAVTYLLTGPVRKFAIVAGAMPEIRARDVHREPTPRLGGIAMFFGLCAGLLVADHLTNLNEVFAKSNEPRALLSGAALIWLIGVLDDKFEIDALIKLGGQMIAAGVMVVQGLTILWLPIPGVGNVALTQWQGTLLTVALVVITINAVNFVDGLDGLAAGMVCIAAGAFFLYAYRVWVSYGIEAAAPATLFAAILMGMCLGFLPHNMHPARIFMGDSGSMLIGLVLAAGAISITGQLDPDALNLYAGSEKAAVHQTVPVYIPLLLPLTIIAVPAADLVLAIVRRTWRGQSPFAADRGHLHHRLLEIGHSHSRAVLIMYFWSALIAFGALAYSVNSASMWIVLGVVFLSAVGLVLLLLPRFRPRVPVWAQAFVPPRYRPRRRAAEATVAMEADGAREPQEAQEAAGRAPVTAGVSGVNGATAIGARSRFLDRR; from the coding sequence GTGCGTGAATACCTGCTGACGCTCTGCATCACGGCCGCGGTGACGTATCTGCTGACAGGGCCGGTACGGAAGTTCGCGATCGTGGCCGGGGCGATGCCGGAGATCCGGGCACGTGACGTGCACCGGGAACCCACTCCGCGCCTCGGCGGTATCGCCATGTTCTTCGGCCTGTGCGCGGGCCTGCTGGTCGCGGACCACCTGACGAACCTCAACGAGGTCTTCGCGAAGTCGAACGAGCCGCGCGCCCTGCTCTCCGGCGCGGCCCTGATCTGGCTGATCGGCGTCCTGGACGACAAGTTCGAGATCGACGCGCTGATCAAGCTGGGCGGCCAGATGATCGCCGCGGGTGTCATGGTCGTACAGGGTCTGACGATCCTGTGGCTGCCCATCCCCGGCGTCGGCAACGTGGCGCTGACCCAGTGGCAGGGCACGCTGCTGACCGTGGCGCTCGTCGTCATCACCATCAACGCGGTGAACTTCGTGGACGGCCTGGACGGCCTCGCGGCCGGCATGGTGTGCATCGCGGCCGGGGCGTTCTTCCTGTACGCCTACCGCGTCTGGGTGTCGTACGGCATCGAGGCCGCCGCCCCCGCCACGCTGTTCGCCGCCATCCTGATGGGGATGTGCCTGGGCTTCCTGCCGCACAACATGCATCCCGCGCGGATCTTCATGGGCGACTCCGGCTCGATGCTGATCGGCCTGGTGCTGGCGGCGGGCGCGATCTCGATCACGGGCCAGCTCGACCCGGACGCGCTGAACCTGTACGCGGGCTCCGAGAAGGCGGCGGTGCACCAGACGGTGCCGGTCTACATCCCGCTGCTGCTGCCGCTGACGATCATCGCGGTGCCGGCGGCGGACCTGGTCCTCGCGATCGTCCGGCGCACCTGGCGCGGCCAGTCGCCGTTCGCCGCGGACCGCGGGCACCTGCACCACCGGCTGCTGGAGATCGGCCATTCGCACAGCCGGGCGGTGCTGATCATGTACTTCTGGTCGGCGCTGATCGCTTTTGGCGCGCTGGCGTACTCCGTCAACTCCGCCTCGATGTGGATCGTGCTCGGCGTGGTGTTCCTCAGCGCGGTCGGTCTGGTCCTGCTGCTGCTCCCGCGCTTCAGGCCGCGGGTGCCGGTGTGGGCCCAGGCCTTCGTGCCGCCGCGCTACCGGCCGCGCCGGCGTGCGGCCGAGGCGACTGTGGCGATGGAGGCCGACGGGGCAAGGGAGCCGCAGGAGGCGCAGGAGGCCGCGGGGCGGGCTCCCGTCACCGCCGGGGTCTCGGGCGTCAACGGAGCGACCGCGATCGGCGCTCGTTCGCGTTTCCTTGACCGGCGCTGA
- the glyA gene encoding serine hydroxymethyltransferase — translation MSVTHTLETDALLRQDPAMAEILLAELDRQSTTLQLIAAENFCSPAVLAALGSPIANKYAEGYPGARHHGGCEIVDVAERAAIDRARELFGAEHANVQSHSGSSAVLAAYAALLRPGDTVLALGLHYGGHLTHGSPANFSGRWFDFVGYGVDAETGLIDHDQVRHLARNHRPKAVVCGSIAYPRHIDYAFFREVADEIGAYLIADAAHPIGLVAGGAAPNPVPYADIVCATTHKVLRGPRGGMILCGSELAERVDRAVFPFTQGGAQMHTIAAKAVAFGEAATPAFAVYAHQVVANARVLAGHLAAEGLTVTTGGTDTHLITADPAPLGVDGRTARGRLAAAGIVLDCCALPHGDGRGLRLGTAAVTTQGMGEPEMVRIAALMAAVLRGETEPAATRDEVRILTGAFPPYTG, via the coding sequence ATGTCGGTCACCCATACCCTCGAGACCGACGCCCTGCTGCGGCAGGACCCGGCGATGGCCGAGATCCTGCTCGCGGAGCTGGACCGGCAGTCCACGACCCTGCAGCTGATCGCCGCCGAGAACTTCTGCTCGCCGGCCGTGCTCGCCGCCCTCGGGTCGCCTATCGCCAACAAGTACGCCGAGGGCTATCCCGGCGCCCGCCACCACGGCGGCTGCGAGATCGTCGACGTGGCCGAACGCGCCGCCATCGACCGGGCCCGGGAACTCTTCGGCGCCGAACACGCCAACGTCCAGTCCCACTCCGGCTCCTCGGCCGTCCTGGCCGCCTACGCCGCCCTGCTGCGCCCCGGCGACACCGTCCTCGCCCTCGGACTGCACTACGGCGGCCATCTCACCCACGGCTCGCCCGCGAACTTCTCCGGCCGCTGGTTCGACTTCGTCGGCTACGGGGTGGACGCGGAGACCGGGCTCATCGACCACGACCAGGTGCGTCACCTGGCGCGGAACCACCGGCCGAAGGCGGTCGTGTGCGGCTCGATCGCCTACCCCCGGCACATCGACTACGCCTTCTTCCGTGAGGTCGCCGACGAGATCGGGGCCTATCTGATCGCCGACGCCGCGCACCCGATCGGGCTGGTCGCGGGCGGCGCGGCGCCGAACCCGGTGCCGTACGCCGACATCGTGTGCGCGACCACCCACAAGGTGCTGCGCGGTCCGCGCGGCGGGATGATCCTGTGCGGGAGCGAACTGGCCGAGCGCGTCGACCGGGCGGTGTTCCCCTTCACGCAGGGCGGTGCGCAGATGCACACGATCGCCGCGAAGGCCGTCGCGTTCGGCGAGGCGGCAACACCGGCCTTCGCCGTGTACGCCCATCAGGTGGTCGCGAACGCACGGGTGCTCGCCGGTCACCTGGCCGCCGAGGGCCTCACCGTGACCACCGGCGGCACGGACACCCATCTGATCACCGCAGACCCTGCCCCGCTCGGGGTGGACGGCCGCACCGCACGCGGCCGGCTCGCCGCCGCCGGGATCGTCCTGGACTGCTGCGCACTGCCGCACGGCGACGGCCGGGGCCTGCGCCTGGGCACCGCCGCGGTGACCACGCAGGGCATGGGGGAGCCGGAGATGGTGCGGATCGCCGCCCTGATGGCGGCGGTGCTGCGCGGCGAGACGGAACCGGCGGCGACGCGGGACGAGGTGCGGATTCTCACCGGCGCCTTTCCGCCGTATACGGGCTGA
- a CDS encoding protein-tyrosine-phosphatase, which yields MTAPEAGRGIGIGQRVAEETTTFGFPRDTFRILHVSTGNVCRSPITERLTRHFVAERLGVLGGGLIVESAGTWGHEGAPMEANAETVLADFGADASGFFGRELLDEHVIGADLVLTATRDHRAQVISMGHSAGLRTFTLKEFTRLVRAIDPATLPPLDDGVVARARALVRAAAALRGWLLAPTAEADEVHDPYGAPLPFFRSIGDEIHQALDPVVTALTGVPART from the coding sequence TTGACGGCCCCTGAAGCGGGGCGTGGCATAGGCATCGGGCAGCGTGTCGCGGAGGAGACGACCACCTTCGGCTTTCCGCGCGACACCTTCCGCATCCTCCACGTCAGCACCGGCAATGTGTGCCGTTCGCCCATCACCGAGCGGCTGACCCGCCATTTCGTCGCAGAGCGGCTCGGTGTGCTCGGCGGCGGTCTGATCGTGGAGAGCGCGGGCACCTGGGGCCACGAGGGCGCGCCGATGGAGGCCAACGCGGAGACCGTGCTGGCCGACTTCGGCGCGGACGCCTCCGGCTTCTTCGGCCGGGAGCTGCTGGACGAGCACGTCATCGGGGCCGACCTCGTGCTCACCGCCACCCGCGACCACCGCGCCCAGGTCATCTCCATGGGCCATTCCGCGGGTCTGCGCACCTTCACCCTGAAGGAGTTCACCCGGCTGGTCCGGGCGATAGATCCGGCCACCCTGCCGCCCCTGGACGACGGCGTGGTCGCACGCGCCCGCGCCCTGGTCCGCGCCGCGGCGGCGCTACGCGGGTGGCTCCTCGCGCCGACGGCCGAGGCGGACGAGGTCCACGACCCGTACGGGGCGCCCCTTCCGTTCTTCAGGTCGATCGGGGACGAGATACACCAGGCCCTGGATCCGGTGGTGACGGCGCTGACCGGGGTACCGGCGCGGACGTGA
- a CDS encoding L-threonylcarbamoyladenylate synthase: MARRYDTNDATDRATGLREAASAVRRGELVVLPTDTVYGIGADAFSSEAVADLLAAKGRGRTMPTPVLIGSPNTLHGLVTDFSELAWELVDAFWPGALTLVAKHQPSLQWDLGDTRGTVAIRMPLHPVAIELLTEVGPMAVSSANLTGHPAPENCDAAQDMLGDSVSVYLDGGPTPANVPSSIVDVTGPVPVLLREGAISPEELRKVVPDLEVAN, encoded by the coding sequence ATGGCACGGCGATACGACACCAACGACGCGACCGACCGCGCGACGGGTCTGCGCGAGGCCGCGTCCGCCGTCCGCCGGGGCGAGCTGGTGGTGCTGCCGACCGACACGGTGTACGGCATCGGCGCCGACGCGTTCTCCTCGGAGGCCGTCGCCGACCTGCTCGCCGCCAAGGGCCGGGGCCGCACCATGCCCACTCCCGTCCTCATCGGCTCCCCGAACACCTTGCACGGCCTCGTCACGGACTTCTCCGAGCTGGCCTGGGAGCTGGTCGACGCGTTCTGGCCGGGTGCCCTGACGCTCGTCGCCAAGCACCAGCCGTCCCTGCAGTGGGACCTCGGCGACACCCGTGGCACGGTGGCCATCCGCATGCCCCTGCACCCGGTCGCCATCGAGCTGCTCACCGAGGTCGGCCCCATGGCCGTGTCCTCCGCCAACCTCACCGGCCACCCGGCGCCGGAGAACTGCGACGCCGCCCAGGACATGCTCGGCGACTCCGTCTCCGTCTACCTCGACGGCGGCCCCACCCCGGCCAACGTGCCGTCCTCCATCGTGGACGTCACCGGCCCGGTGCCGGTGCTGCTGCGCGAGGGCGCGATCTCGCCGGAGGAGCTGCGCAAGGTCGTACCCGACCTCGAGGTGGCGAATTGA
- the prmC gene encoding peptide chain release factor N(5)-glutamine methyltransferase — protein MNLLLAEVAQATQRLADAGVPSPRTDAEELAAFVHGVKRSQLHSVKDSDFDARYWEVIARREQREPLQHITGRAYFRYLELQVGPGVFVPRPETESVVGWAIDAVRAMDVVEPCIVDLCTGSGAIALALAQEVPRSRVHAVELSEDALVWTRKNVAGSRVDLRQGDALTAFPDLDGQVDLVISNPPYIPLTEWEYVAPEARDYDPEMALFSGEDGLDLIRGIERTAHRLLRPGGVVVIEHADTQGGQVPWIFTEERGWADAADHPDLNNRPRFATARKALP, from the coding sequence GTGAACCTGCTGCTCGCGGAGGTGGCCCAGGCCACCCAGCGGCTGGCCGACGCCGGCGTGCCCTCGCCGCGCACCGACGCGGAGGAGCTCGCCGCGTTCGTGCACGGCGTGAAGCGCAGCCAACTGCACTCCGTGAAGGATTCCGACTTCGACGCCCGGTACTGGGAGGTCATCGCCCGGCGCGAACAGCGCGAGCCGCTGCAGCACATCACCGGGCGGGCCTACTTCCGGTATCTGGAGCTGCAGGTCGGGCCGGGTGTCTTCGTGCCCCGGCCGGAGACCGAGTCCGTGGTCGGCTGGGCCATAGACGCCGTGCGCGCCATGGACGTCGTCGAGCCGTGCATCGTCGACCTGTGCACCGGCTCCGGCGCCATCGCCCTCGCCCTCGCCCAGGAGGTCCCGCGCTCGCGCGTGCACGCCGTGGAGCTGTCCGAGGACGCCCTGGTGTGGACGCGGAAGAACGTGGCGGGATCCAGGGTCGACCTGCGCCAGGGCGACGCCCTGACGGCCTTCCCCGACCTCGACGGCCAGGTCGACCTGGTCATCTCCAACCCGCCGTACATCCCGCTCACGGAGTGGGAGTACGTGGCTCCCGAGGCCCGTGACTACGACCCCGAGATGGCCCTGTTCTCCGGCGAGGACGGCCTCGACCTGATCCGGGGCATCGAGCGCACCGCGCACCGGCTGCTGCGCCCCGGCGGGGTCGTCGTGATCGAGCACGCCGACACCCAGGGCGGCCAGGTGCCGTGGATCTTCACCGAGGAGCGGGGCTGGGCCGACGCGGCCGACCACCCCGACCTCAACAACCGCCCCCGGTTCGCGACCGCCCGCAAGGCGCTTCCGTGA
- the prfA gene encoding peptide chain release factor 1 encodes MFEAVEELVAEHADLEKKLADPSVHADQANARKLNKRYAELTPIVATYRSWKQTGDDIETARELAADDPDFAAEVKDLEKQREELTEKLRFLLIPRDPSDDKDVILEIKAGAGGDESALFAGDLLRMYLRYAERVGWKTEIIDATESELGGYKDVQVAVKARGQLEPGQGVWARLKYEGGVHRVQRVPATESQGRIHTSAAGVLVTPEAEEVDVEINPNDLRIDVYRSSGPGGQSVNTTDSAVRITHIPTGVVASCQNEKSQLQNKEQALRILRSRLLAMAQEEAEREAADARRSQVRTVDRSEKIRTYNFPENRISDHRVGFKAYNLDQVLDGDLDAVIQACVDADSAAKLAAA; translated from the coding sequence ATGTTCGAGGCCGTCGAGGAACTCGTCGCCGAGCACGCCGATCTGGAGAAGAAGCTCGCCGACCCGTCGGTCCACGCCGACCAGGCGAACGCGCGCAAGCTGAACAAGCGCTATGCCGAGCTGACCCCGATCGTCGCCACGTACCGCTCCTGGAAGCAGACCGGCGACGACATCGAGACCGCGCGCGAGCTCGCGGCCGACGACCCCGACTTCGCCGCCGAGGTCAAGGACCTGGAGAAGCAGCGCGAGGAGCTCACCGAGAAGCTCCGCTTCCTGCTGATCCCGCGCGACCCGAGTGACGACAAGGACGTCATTCTGGAGATCAAGGCAGGCGCGGGCGGCGACGAGTCGGCGCTGTTCGCGGGCGACCTGCTGCGCATGTACCTGCGCTACGCCGAGCGCGTCGGCTGGAAGACCGAGATCATCGACGCCACCGAGTCCGAGCTGGGCGGCTACAAGGACGTCCAGGTCGCGGTGAAGGCCCGCGGCCAGCTCGAGCCCGGGCAGGGCGTGTGGGCGCGGCTGAAGTACGAGGGTGGCGTGCACCGCGTGCAGCGCGTGCCGGCGACCGAGTCGCAGGGCCGTATCCACACCTCCGCCGCCGGTGTCCTCGTCACCCCGGAGGCCGAGGAGGTGGACGTGGAGATCAACCCGAACGACCTCCGCATCGACGTCTACCGGTCCTCCGGCCCGGGCGGCCAGTCGGTCAACACCACCGACTCCGCGGTGCGCATCACGCACATCCCGACCGGGGTCGTCGCCTCCTGCCAGAACGAGAAGAGCCAGCTGCAGAACAAGGAGCAGGCGCTGCGTATCCTGCGCTCCAGGCTGCTCGCCATGGCGCAGGAGGAGGCCGAGCGGGAGGCCGCCGACGCCCGCCGCAGCCAGGTCCGCACCGTGGACCGCTCCGAGAAGATCCGCACCTACAACTTCCCGGAGAACCGCATCTCGGACCACCGCGTCGGCTTCAAGGCGTACAACCTGGACCAGGTCCTGGACGGCGACCTCGACGCGGTCATCCAGGCCTGCGTCGACGCCGACTCGGCGGCGAAGCTGGCGGCCGCGTAA
- the rpmE gene encoding 50S ribosomal protein L31: MKRDIHPAYVETQVSCTCGASFTTRSTIESGTIRAEVCSECHPFYTGKQKILDTGGRVARFEARFGKAAAGSKK; this comes from the coding sequence TTGAAGCGCGACATCCACCCCGCGTACGTCGAGACGCAGGTCAGCTGCACCTGTGGCGCGTCGTTCACCACCCGTAGCACCATCGAGTCCGGCACCATCCGGGCCGAGGTCTGCTCCGAGTGCCACCCGTTCTACACGGGCAAGCAGAAGATCCTCGACACCGGTGGCCGTGTGGCCCGCTTCGAGGCCCGCTTCGGCAAGGCTGCCGCAGGCTCCAAGAAGTAG
- a CDS encoding LCP family protein, protein MTAESTPEPGITTPGETGPRRGGRGRRRKARSGSRKALRVGAWAAAGVVVLGGAGAGYLYFKLNGNIRSVDIDQALGNDRPSKIDNGSENILVLGSDTRSGANKELGGGTDDGSARSDTAMIVHVYEGHKRAAVVSVPRDTLIDRPACTDTKGTTHPAASGVMFNEAYGTGGAACAVKTVESLTGIRMDHYLEVDFAGFQKLIDDLGGVPVTTTKNIDDPQSHLSLQAGTHTLNGRQALGLVRTRHGVGDGSDLGRIQLQQAFVKALIGQVEHVGVFSNPKKLYDLADTATKTVTTDSDLGSVNSLIDFADGLKGIGAKNMSMITMPVRYDPSNPNRVLMEKQKAQLVWDALKNDRPIPRSATAGTATGEARGVVTG, encoded by the coding sequence GTGACCGCCGAGAGCACGCCGGAGCCCGGCATAACCACGCCGGGTGAGACCGGCCCCCGTCGTGGTGGCAGGGGCCGCCGCCGCAAGGCCCGCAGCGGCAGCCGTAAGGCCCTGCGCGTCGGGGCCTGGGCGGCCGCCGGTGTGGTCGTGCTGGGCGGTGCGGGCGCGGGATACCTCTACTTCAAGCTCAACGGCAACATCCGAAGCGTCGACATCGACCAGGCTCTCGGCAACGACCGGCCCTCGAAGATCGACAACGGCTCGGAGAACATCCTGGTCCTCGGCTCGGACACCCGCTCCGGCGCCAACAAGGAGCTCGGCGGCGGCACCGACGACGGCAGCGCCCGCTCCGACACGGCCATGATCGTCCACGTCTACGAGGGCCACAAGAGGGCCGCCGTGGTCTCCGTCCCCCGCGACACCCTGATCGACCGCCCGGCCTGCACCGACACCAAGGGAACCACGCACCCGGCCGCGTCCGGCGTGATGTTCAACGAGGCGTACGGCACCGGTGGCGCGGCCTGTGCGGTGAAGACCGTCGAGTCCCTCACCGGCATCCGCATGGACCACTACCTGGAGGTCGACTTCGCCGGCTTCCAGAAGCTCATCGACGACCTCGGCGGCGTCCCCGTCACCACGACGAAGAACATCGACGACCCGCAGAGCCACCTGAGCCTCCAGGCCGGCACCCACACACTGAACGGCCGCCAGGCCCTCGGCCTGGTCCGCACCCGGCACGGCGTCGGCGACGGCTCCGACCTCGGCCGCATCCAGCTCCAGCAGGCCTTCGTCAAGGCACTCATCGGCCAGGTCGAGCACGTCGGCGTCTTCAGCAACCCGAAGAAGCTCTACGACCTCGCCGACACCGCCACCAAGACCGTCACCACCGACTCCGACCTGGGCTCGGTCAACTCCCTCATCGACTTCGCGGACGGCCTCAAGGGCATCGGCGCCAAGAACATGTCCATGATCACCATGCCGGTCCGGTACGACCCGTCCAACCCCAACCGGGTCCTCATGGAGAAGCAGAAGGCCCAGCTGGTCTGGGACGCCCTGAAGAACGACCGGCCCATCCCGAGGAGCGCGACGGCGGGCACGGCCACAGGAGAAGCCAGAGGCGTGGTGACCGGCTAG
- the rho gene encoding transcription termination factor Rho — protein MSDTTDLMGARVEETAAAPATDASAPATGAGSRRRRGTGLEGMVLAELQQVASGLGIRGTARMRKSQLIEVIKEAQAAGGAAPKAETAETKPKRRATSKARTGESAESGESTAKKAEARTEAPAEKAVAQQQIEIPGQPAADEAPTERRRRRATAEAGTPAQSSAETVAAEAKAEPKAETPAQQPQGEAARGDAGDGEGRGRRDRRERGRDRDRDRDRGDRRGKGDDQQGGQQRQPQGQQQGGRQDRQQDDDDFEGGRRGRRGRYRDRRGRRGRDEIAEPQLAEDDVLIPVAGILDILDNYAFIRTSGYLPGPNDVYVSLAQVRKNGLRKGDHVTGAVRQPKEGERREKFNALVRLDSVNGMAPEHGRGRPEFNKLTPLYPQDRLRLETDPGVLTTRIIDLVSPIGKGQRGLIVAPPKTGKTMIMQAIANAITHNNPECHLMVVLVDERPEEVTDMQRSVKGEVISSTFDRPAEDHTTVAELAIERAKRLVELGHDVVVLLDSITRLGRAYNLAAPASGRILSGGVDSTALYPPKRFFGAARNIEDGGSLTILATALVDTGSRMDEVIFEEFKGTGNMELKLDRKLADKRIFPAVDVDASGTRKEEILLGAEELGIVWKLRRVLHALDQQQAIELLLDKMKQTKSNVEFLMQIQKTTPTPGNGD, from the coding sequence GTGAGCGACACCACCGATCTGATGGGCGCACGTGTCGAGGAGACCGCTGCCGCGCCCGCCACGGACGCCTCCGCGCCTGCCACCGGTGCCGGCTCCCGGCGGCGCCGCGGTACCGGCCTCGAGGGCATGGTGCTGGCCGAGCTGCAGCAGGTCGCCTCGGGCCTCGGCATCAGGGGCACCGCGCGGATGCGCAAGAGCCAGCTGATCGAGGTCATCAAGGAGGCGCAGGCCGCAGGGGGCGCCGCCCCCAAGGCCGAGACCGCCGAGACCAAGCCGAAGCGCCGTGCCACCTCCAAGGCCCGCACCGGCGAGTCCGCCGAGAGCGGCGAGAGCACGGCGAAGAAGGCGGAGGCCCGGACCGAGGCCCCCGCCGAGAAGGCCGTGGCCCAGCAGCAGATCGAGATCCCCGGCCAGCCGGCCGCCGACGAGGCGCCGACCGAGCGCCGTCGCCGCCGCGCCACCGCCGAGGCCGGCACCCCCGCCCAGAGCAGCGCCGAGACCGTCGCCGCCGAGGCCAAGGCGGAGCCCAAGGCCGAGACGCCCGCCCAGCAGCCGCAGGGCGAGGCCGCCAGGGGCGACGCCGGTGACGGCGAGGGCCGTGGCCGCCGCGACCGCCGTGAGCGCGGCCGTGACCGCGACCGCGACCGTGACCGCGGCGACCGCCGCGGCAAGGGCGACGACCAGCAGGGCGGCCAGCAGCGTCAGCCGCAGGGCCAGCAGCAGGGCGGCCGCCAGGACCGTCAGCAGGACGACGACGACTTCGAGGGCGGCCGCCGGGGCCGTCGCGGCCGTTACCGCGACCGCCGTGGCCGTCGTGGCCGCGACGAGATCGCCGAGCCGCAGCTCGCCGAGGACGACGTCCTGATCCCCGTCGCGGGCATCCTGGACATCCTCGACAACTACGCCTTCATCCGGACCTCCGGCTACCTTCCGGGTCCGAACGACGTGTACGTCTCCCTCGCCCAGGTCCGCAAGAACGGCCTGCGCAAGGGTGACCACGTCACCGGTGCCGTCCGCCAGCCGAAGGAGGGCGAGCGCCGCGAGAAGTTCAACGCGCTGGTCCGCCTCGACTCCGTCAACGGCATGGCGCCCGAACACGGCCGTGGCCGCCCGGAGTTCAACAAGCTGACGCCGCTCTACCCGCAGGACCGCCTTCGCCTGGAGACGGACCCGGGCGTGCTCACCACCCGCATCATCGACCTGGTCTCGCCGATCGGTAAGGGCCAGCGTGGTCTGATCGTGGCCCCGCCGAAGACCGGTAAGACCATGATCATGCAGGCGATCGCCAACGCGATCACGCACAACAACCCCGAGTGCCACCTGATGGTCGTCCTCGTCGACGAGCGTCCGGAAGAGGTCACCGACATGCAGCGGTCGGTCAAGGGCGAGGTCATCTCCTCGACCTTCGACCGCCCCGCCGAGGACCACACCACGGTCGCCGAGCTCGCCATCGAGCGCGCCAAGCGGCTGGTGGAGCTGGGCCACGACGTCGTCGTCCTGCTGGACTCCATCACGCGTCTGGGCCGTGCGTACAACCTGGCCGCGCCCGCCTCCGGCCGCATCCTGTCCGGTGGTGTGGACTCGACCGCGCTGTACCCGCCGAAGCGGTTCTTCGGTGCGGCGCGCAACATCGAGGACGGCGGTTCGCTGACCATCCTCGCCACCGCCCTGGTGGACACCGGGTCCCGCATGGACGAGGTGATCTTCGAGGAGTTCAAGGGCACGGGCAACATGGAGCTGAAGCTCGACCGCAAGCTCGCGGACAAGCGGATCTTCCCGGCCGTGGACGTGGACGCCTCCGGTACCCGTAAGGAAGAGATCCTGCTCGGGGCCGAGGAGCTGGGCATCGTCTGGAAGCTGCGGCGTGTGCTGCACGCGCTCGACCAGCAGCAGGCCATCGAGCTGCTGCTCGACAAGATGAAGCAGACCAAGTCGAACGTCGAGTTCCTGATGCAGATTCAGAAGACGACGCCGACGCCCGGGAACGGCGACTAG
- the thrB gene encoding homoserine kinase — translation MAGPAFRAAAVRVRVPATSANLGPGFDALGLALGLYDDVVVRVADSGLHIDIAGEGSETLPRDESHLLVRSLRTAFDLLGGQPRGLEIVCANRIPHGRGLGSSSAAICAGIVAARAVTIGGEARLDDTALLALATEIEGHPDNVAPCLLGGFTIAWMESGAARAIRLEPSDSIVPVVFVPGKPVLTETARGLLPRSVPHVDAAANAGRAALLVEALTRRPELLLPATEDRLHQEYRAPAMPESAALVERLRADGIPAVISGAGPTVMALADAESADKVAHLAGAGWAANRLDLDVQGASVLPLAT, via the coding sequence ATGGCCGGTCCAGCGTTCCGCGCCGCCGCCGTCCGGGTGCGCGTTCCCGCCACCAGCGCCAATCTCGGCCCGGGCTTCGACGCCCTCGGCCTCGCGCTGGGGCTCTACGACGACGTGGTCGTCCGGGTGGCCGACTCCGGGCTGCACATCGACATCGCGGGGGAGGGCAGCGAGACCCTTCCGCGTGACGAGTCTCACCTTCTCGTCCGCTCCCTGCGCACCGCCTTCGATCTGCTGGGCGGACAGCCCCGCGGCCTGGAGATCGTCTGCGCCAACCGCATCCCGCACGGCCGCGGCCTCGGCTCCTCCTCCGCCGCCATCTGCGCCGGCATCGTCGCCGCCCGCGCGGTGACCATAGGCGGCGAGGCCCGCCTGGACGACACGGCCCTGCTGGCGCTGGCCACCGAGATCGAGGGCCACCCGGACAACGTGGCCCCGTGCCTGCTCGGCGGGTTCACGATCGCCTGGATGGAGTCCGGCGCCGCCCGGGCGATCAGGCTGGAGCCCAGCGATTCCATCGTTCCGGTGGTTTTCGTGCCCGGAAAGCCGGTCCTCACGGAGACCGCGCGCGGCCTGCTCCCGCGCTCCGTGCCGCACGTCGACGCCGCCGCCAACGCGGGCCGTGCCGCCCTGCTCGTCGAGGCCCTCACCCGGCGCCCCGAGCTGCTGCTGCCCGCCACCGAGGACCGCCTCCACCAGGAGTACCGCGCCCCGGCGATGCCGGAGAGCGCCGCGCTGGTGGAGCGGCTGCGCGCCGACGGCATCCCGGCCGTCATCTCGGGCGCCGGACCCACCGTCATGGCCCTGGCCGACGCCGAGAGCGCCGACAAGGTGGCCCACCTCGCGGGTGCGGGCTGGGCCGCGAACCGGCTGGACCTCGATGTCCAGGGAGCGAGCGTGCTGCCGCTTGCGACCTGA